In Haloplanus rubicundus, one DNA window encodes the following:
- the glmS gene encoding glutamine--fructose-6-phosphate transaminase (isomerizing), with protein sequence MCGIIGYIGPDDTGRIVHQGLKNLEYRGYDSAGIALTGETLTLAKTAGEVDKLTAPQSADATVGIGHTRWSTHGEPTETNAHPHTDCTGEVAVVHNGIIENYDALKQELSEQHVFQSETDTEVIPHLIEIHLADGISLLSAVQRTTQRLEGSYAIAATAAGHEGIVVAREDSPLLLGHSDDATFIGSDATAFIEHTNRVTYLESGDIAHLTADEITIYNGGERVERPIDTLDWDAEAAGKSGYDHYMLKEIHEQPRALRQAISGRIDDLATSVDLEIALPTEYLQSIEEIQIIACGTSYHAGLYAKELLETHAGVRVTVHIASEYEFRGDRDPWRTLVLAITQSGETADTLAALREATRAGARTLALTNTLGSTVTREADDTVFIRAGPEIGVAATKTFVSQVATATLLTVHLGQIRETLTSQATTEFLEGLRDLPGAVQQVLDQEATIKRAAETYADSKAFFYIGRKTGYPVALESALKLKEISYDHAEGFAAGELKHGPLALVTPETPVIAILTDQTSAKKTVNNVKEVESRGAPVIGVTSNPSITSNVDTVFEIPACGPLEPVVANVALQLFAYHVANEKGRPIDKPRNLAKSVTVE encoded by the coding sequence ATGTGTGGAATTATTGGCTACATCGGCCCAGACGATACGGGACGGATCGTCCATCAGGGACTCAAAAATCTCGAATACCGGGGGTACGACTCAGCGGGGATCGCACTCACCGGTGAGACGCTTACGCTCGCCAAAACCGCAGGGGAAGTCGACAAACTCACCGCGCCACAGTCGGCTGACGCCACAGTGGGGATTGGGCACACGCGGTGGAGCACGCATGGTGAACCTACCGAAACGAATGCCCACCCACATACGGATTGTACGGGCGAGGTCGCTGTTGTACACAACGGCATCATCGAAAACTACGATGCCCTCAAACAAGAGCTCAGCGAGCAGCATGTCTTCCAGAGCGAGACCGACACCGAAGTGATCCCGCATCTCATCGAGATCCATCTCGCTGACGGCATTTCTCTGCTGAGCGCGGTTCAGCGGACAACCCAACGACTAGAGGGAAGCTACGCGATCGCTGCAACAGCAGCTGGTCACGAGGGGATCGTCGTTGCACGCGAGGATAGTCCACTGCTCCTCGGTCACAGTGATGACGCGACATTCATTGGGAGTGACGCTACCGCGTTTATCGAGCATACAAATCGGGTTACGTATCTCGAATCGGGCGATATTGCGCACCTGACGGCTGATGAGATTACAATCTACAACGGCGGTGAACGAGTTGAGCGGCCAATCGACACACTAGATTGGGATGCCGAAGCCGCGGGCAAAAGTGGGTATGACCATTACATGCTCAAAGAGATCCACGAACAACCGCGCGCACTCCGGCAGGCAATCTCTGGCCGGATCGACGATCTCGCTACGAGTGTCGACCTCGAGATTGCTCTCCCCACGGAATATCTCCAATCCATCGAAGAGATTCAGATCATCGCCTGTGGCACCTCATATCACGCCGGCCTCTATGCGAAAGAACTCCTCGAAACGCACGCTGGCGTCCGCGTGACGGTACACATCGCCAGCGAATACGAGTTCAGAGGGGACCGCGATCCATGGCGGACACTGGTGCTTGCCATCACCCAGAGTGGAGAAACAGCGGATACACTCGCTGCACTCCGCGAGGCTACTCGAGCAGGCGCACGAACACTCGCGCTCACCAACACGCTTGGGAGTACCGTGACTCGGGAAGCCGACGATACGGTCTTTATTCGTGCCGGGCCGGAGATTGGCGTCGCAGCGACCAAAACGTTCGTCTCCCAAGTGGCAACCGCCACACTCCTCACAGTACATCTAGGACAGATTCGAGAAACACTCACGTCACAGGCCACAACGGAATTTCTCGAAGGGCTTCGAGACCTCCCTGGGGCAGTCCAGCAGGTGCTGGATCAGGAAGCGACGATCAAACGCGCTGCTGAGACCTACGCCGATAGTAAGGCGTTCTTCTATATTGGCAGAAAGACTGGCTACCCAGTCGCACTTGAAAGCGCCCTCAAACTCAAAGAGATCTCCTACGATCACGCCGAAGGATTCGCTGCTGGCGAGTTGAAACACGGGCCACTCGCGCTGGTGACTCCTGAGACGCCCGTCATCGCGATCCTCACTGATCAAACGTCGGCCAAAAAGACCGTCAACAACGTCAAAGAAGTAGAATCCCGGGGGGCGCCTGTGATCGGAGTGACGAGTAATCCGTCGATCACCTCGAATGTCGATACCGTATTCGAGATTCCGGCGTGTGGGCCGCTAGAGCCAGTCGTCGCGAATGTCGCTCTCCAGTTGTTTGCGTACCATGTCGCAAACGAGAAAGGGCGTCCGATCGATAAACCACGCAATCTCGCAAAAAGCGTGACCGTGGAGTGA
- a CDS encoding sugar phosphate nucleotidyltransferase has translation MKAVVLAAGKGRRLWPLTENRPKPMLPVANRPILEHIIDALTQTAITEVLVVVGSNRDRIQSYFEDSYGDLEISYIVQEQQLGTGHALLQAESHLGDSFIALNGDRVIDTAVIDAVINRRKETNEPVMAITRIERPSRYGVVEFDGQTVVGLEEQPHPDRTKSDYINAGVYAFGPEIFAAIRRIETHGEQALTDALDTFIDDQRLEAVRYQGTWLDISEPWDLLTVNTALLGTERSPGAISESATIDPSAVVRESTTIGENTVVHPQATVLDGVSLGDNVSIGAGAIVKNAIILSDVTIDSGVVMEDCIVGANTTLGPNTTVEGGRADVVLSDTVHHDVTLGGLIGDNVAGGGNVTITPGTIVGNNATLDSGTYVSGRIDDRSHVQRG, from the coding sequence ATGAAAGCAGTCGTACTCGCAGCGGGGAAGGGACGACGGCTCTGGCCACTCACAGAGAACCGTCCAAAGCCCATGCTCCCGGTCGCAAACCGTCCCATTCTTGAGCATATTATCGATGCACTCACCCAAACTGCGATTACCGAGGTACTCGTTGTCGTCGGATCGAATCGAGATCGCATCCAGAGTTACTTCGAAGACAGCTACGGCGATCTGGAAATTTCCTATATCGTACAGGAGCAACAACTTGGCACGGGCCACGCACTGCTCCAAGCAGAATCGCATCTCGGCGACTCATTTATCGCATTAAATGGCGATCGAGTCATCGACACAGCAGTTATTGACGCAGTCATCAATCGCCGGAAAGAGACAAATGAGCCAGTGATGGCGATCACCCGCATCGAACGGCCGAGTCGATACGGAGTCGTTGAATTTGACGGGCAAACTGTCGTCGGATTGGAAGAACAGCCACATCCCGACCGCACAAAATCAGACTACATCAACGCCGGTGTCTATGCCTTTGGACCCGAAATCTTCGCTGCGATCCGGCGTATCGAGACACACGGCGAACAGGCGCTGACAGACGCGTTGGACACGTTTATTGACGACCAGCGACTAGAAGCGGTTCGATACCAAGGGACGTGGTTAGACATCTCGGAGCCGTGGGATCTACTCACGGTCAATACTGCGCTTCTCGGGACGGAGCGATCGCCAGGCGCAATCTCCGAGAGCGCTACGATTGACCCCTCGGCAGTGGTCAGAGAGTCCACAACGATCGGAGAGAATACCGTTGTCCACCCACAGGCAACCGTATTGGATGGGGTTAGCCTTGGTGACAACGTTAGTATCGGTGCTGGGGCAATCGTAAAAAACGCGATCATTTTATCTGATGTGACAATCGATAGTGGAGTTGTAATGGAAGATTGTATCGTCGGCGCAAATACAACACTCGGCCCGAACACCACGGTTGAAGGCGGCCGTGCTGACGTTGTCCTTTCGGATACCGTCCATCACGATGTCACACTTGGAGGGTTGATTGGCGATAATGTAGCCGGAGGAGGCAACGTAACCATTACTCCGGGGACAATCGTCGGAAACAACGCCACACTCGACAGTGGGACCTACGTGTCGGGTCGGATTGACGACCGCAGTCACGTGCAGCGAGGATAA
- a CDS encoding AbrB/MazE/SpoVT family DNA-binding domain-containing protein, protein MVKVDRKGRIIFPQEIRDRLGLTPGTEVEIYEEDGKAVIEVANNPEEIIERLEELVRETASELGERSPLEDGTDPTAQKHRDAVRRGDKNR, encoded by the coding sequence ATGGTGAAGGTGGATCGAAAAGGTCGGATCATCTTCCCCCAAGAGATACGAGATCGCCTTGGACTCACCCCCGGTACAGAAGTCGAGATCTATGAAGAAGACGGGAAGGCAGTCATTGAAGTGGCAAATAACCCCGAAGAGATCATCGAGCGCTTAGAAGAACTCGTTCGGGAAACGGCTTCGGAGCTTGGCGAGAGATCGCCGCTTGAGGACGGGACCGATCCAACTGCTCAGAAGCATAGGGACGCTGTTCGGCGCGGGGACAAAAATCGGTAG
- a CDS encoding DUF4326 domain-containing protein, whose amino-acid sequence MSETPDPTEDPLAAVRTRVRGDLHVPETDHGRRIVHEPSGTELISGRRFEPTRWVDRRSRFGNPFKLVKDGGEVESREQSVALYEGWFRGNLVENGEFAEAVQELYGERLGCWCLPQQCHGEVILRHLAAAYDS is encoded by the coding sequence ATGAGTGAGACTCCGGATCCAACCGAGGACCCACTCGCGGCGGTCCGCACCCGCGTCCGCGGTGATCTCCACGTTCCCGAGACCGATCATGGCCGACGTATCGTCCACGAACCCAGCGGCACGGAGCTCATTTCCGGGCGCCGGTTCGAGCCAACCCGATGGGTCGACCGACGCTCGCGATTCGGGAATCCGTTCAAACTCGTCAAGGACGGTGGCGAGGTGGAATCCCGGGAGCAGTCGGTAGCGCTGTATGAGGGCTGGTTTCGTGGGAACCTCGTTGAGAACGGCGAGTTTGCTGAGGCTGTTCAGGAACTCTACGGCGAACGATTGGGGTGTTGGTGTCTTCCACAGCAGTGTCACGGCGAGGTCATCCTCAGGCATCTCGCCGCGGCGTACGATTCGTAG
- the tnpA gene encoding IS200/IS605 family transposase, producing MPRGYSRERTSVHNLHYHFVWCPKYRKPVLTDEVADCLEQLIEEKTDELDLDILRLAIQPDHVHLFITGDPKLAPNKIIQQVKGYTSRNLREEFDFGLPSLWTRSYFVSSAGEVSSQTIEEYIEAQTGQ from the coding sequence ATGCCACGCGGGTACAGTCGAGAGCGAACGTCGGTTCACAACCTCCACTACCACTTCGTGTGGTGCCCGAAGTACCGCAAGCCGGTACTCACAGACGAGGTTGCCGACTGCCTCGAACAACTCATCGAGGAGAAGACCGACGAACTCGACCTCGACATTCTCCGACTGGCAATCCAGCCCGACCACGTACACCTGTTCATCACTGGCGACCCGAAACTTGCCCCGAACAAAATCATCCAGCAGGTCAAGGGCTACACCTCGCGGAACCTCCGCGAGGAGTTCGACTTCGGCCTCCCCTCGCTGTGGACGCGCTCGTACTTCGTCTCCTCGGCAGGAGAGGTGTCGAGTCAGACCATCGAGGAGTACATCGAAGCACAGACCGGACAATAG
- a CDS encoding RNA-guided endonuclease TnpB family protein, giving the protein MHREVTTTVRVKLHSLTGRKARLVEREYTAFQDAVHGDDDANLYSATKQQAGKVRSNKNPREDTEQPVVLRNDCITIEHDEDTVLSSWWFKLPVYNPKKERGDSIWVPVRVPEKDTNLLEDGYIRDSELVHQDDEWYVHLVCKRSVAVADEYDDVLAVDMGAKWIAVSTFLSDRDTQFHGAEVRRVREHYKQLRKSIGKAKVRSGAQVIERLGDKESRTVEHELHQVANELVARARERNAVIVFGDMTGLRFDNDKGRYVNDKTHKMPYAKMANILTYKAHLDGRECLSVNEYDTSITCWRCGSQNTSREVQGRVECHDCGLDDNGDKNGATNIGKRAVGKNIQSPLSTVGAVVAQPKTQVVLKGTNGEMEPANSPADVGLTLSEGSPRL; this is encoded by the coding sequence ATGCATCGAGAAGTCACCACCACGGTACGGGTCAAACTCCACTCGCTCACCGGGCGGAAAGCCCGACTTGTCGAACGCGAATACACCGCGTTCCAAGACGCCGTGCACGGTGACGATGACGCGAACCTCTACTCCGCCACCAAACAACAGGCGGGCAAAGTCCGCTCGAACAAGAACCCGCGAGAAGACACCGAGCAACCGGTCGTCCTCCGCAACGACTGCATCACTATCGAACACGACGAGGACACGGTTCTCTCGTCGTGGTGGTTCAAACTCCCCGTCTACAACCCCAAGAAGGAACGCGGGGATAGCATCTGGGTTCCCGTCCGCGTCCCCGAGAAGGACACGAACCTCCTCGAAGACGGGTACATCCGCGACTCGGAACTCGTCCACCAGGACGACGAGTGGTATGTCCATCTCGTCTGCAAGCGGTCTGTGGCCGTTGCAGACGAATACGATGACGTTCTCGCCGTTGATATGGGTGCGAAGTGGATCGCCGTCAGCACGTTCCTCTCTGACCGCGACACGCAGTTCCACGGAGCGGAAGTCCGTCGCGTCCGTGAACACTACAAGCAACTCCGCAAGAGCATCGGGAAGGCGAAGGTACGTTCGGGAGCGCAGGTCATCGAACGCCTCGGGGACAAGGAATCCAGAACGGTTGAACACGAACTGCACCAAGTGGCGAACGAACTCGTCGCTCGCGCTCGGGAGCGCAACGCTGTCATCGTGTTCGGTGATATGACGGGGTTGCGCTTCGATAACGACAAGGGTCGGTACGTGAACGACAAGACCCACAAGATGCCATACGCGAAGATGGCGAACATCCTCACGTACAAAGCCCATCTTGACGGGCGGGAGTGCCTCTCCGTGAACGAGTACGACACGTCTATTACGTGTTGGCGGTGTGGGTCGCAGAACACGAGTCGGGAGGTGCAGGGGCGTGTCGAGTGCCACGACTGTGGATTGGACGACAACGGCGACAAGAATGGCGCGACGAACATCGGCAAACGAGCCGTCGGTAAGAACATTCAGAGTCCGCTATCGACGGTGGGGGCTGTTGTGGCTCAGCCCAAAACGCAGGTCGTACTCAAGGGAACCAACGGTGAGATGGAACCTGCGAACTCCCCAGCCGACGTGGGCCTAACCCTCAGTGAGGGAAGCCCACGACTTTAG
- a CDS encoding helix-turn-helix domain-containing protein translates to MSESVTVTRRLSEAELDDRLQAANEGPRIRRLGFIKNLYCGDSVREAIAREGFSSSTGYRWLKAWNAGGIAAMMPDYAGGRPPKLSKEERERFRAIIEREQPCTTTEVVEILDTTFGVTYAPAYLPRVLDEIGIEYEPPDRETAPRKAIVDAIEWDEKEPVPTTGRHPYDSPEHHSTAGWVLRE, encoded by the coding sequence ATGAGCGAGTCGGTGACGGTTACACGGCGGCTCTCCGAAGCGGAGTTAGACGATCGGCTGCAGGCAGCAAACGAGGGACCACGCATCCGCCGACTTGGCTTTATCAAAAATCTCTATTGCGGTGATTCGGTTCGGGAGGCAATCGCCCGGGAGGGCTTCTCCAGTTCAACCGGCTATCGATGGCTCAAGGCATGGAATGCAGGCGGGATTGCGGCGATGATGCCCGACTATGCTGGTGGGCGGCCGCCAAAACTGTCCAAGGAAGAACGGGAGCGATTTCGAGCGATCATTGAGCGAGAGCAACCCTGTACCACAACAGAGGTCGTAGAGATTCTTGACACGACCTTTGGGGTCACCTATGCACCGGCGTACCTACCACGGGTACTGGACGAAATCGGGATTGAGTACGAACCGCCAGACCGCGAGACAGCACCCCGCAAAGCGATCGTAGATGCCATTGAGTGGGATGAAAAAGAACCGGTTCCAACGACAGGGCGACACCCCTACGATAGCCCTGAGCACCATTCGACTGCGGGCTGGGTCCTTCGAGAATAG
- a CDS encoding PIN domain-containing protein, whose amino-acid sequence MTIVFDAEALLAFSFDEPGASEVERWLDRVYDGERDGYIATINLAEFRYITTRRTSVEQADTHIDALRDIGVTEYNVDPLWETAADVKATYSPAIGDAYAIAAAKDLDNNSNRTVILLVGADDDYDVFEDEDGYEHLIERFRDESA is encoded by the coding sequence ATGACGATCGTCTTCGATGCCGAGGCACTGCTCGCCTTTTCCTTTGACGAACCGGGCGCAAGCGAGGTCGAACGCTGGCTTGACCGCGTGTACGACGGCGAACGCGACGGATACATCGCCACGATCAACCTCGCGGAATTCCGGTACATCACCACCCGAAGAACATCTGTCGAACAGGCTGATACCCATATTGATGCCCTCCGAGATATAGGTGTGACCGAATACAACGTCGACCCCCTGTGGGAAACTGCGGCAGACGTGAAAGCCACGTACAGCCCAGCTATCGGAGACGCATACGCTATCGCCGCCGCCAAAGACCTCGACAACAACAGTAATCGGACTGTCATTCTCCTCGTTGGTGCTGATGACGACTATGACGTGTTCGAGGACGAAGACGGGTATGAGCACCTCATCGAACGCTTTCGTGACGAGTCCGCCTAA
- a CDS encoding AbrB/MazE/SpoVT family DNA-binding domain-containing protein — protein sequence MSESEDGTTVTVTSKGQATIPKEFRDKLHIDTPGRVRFVENEQGEIVVRPVKRPAELRGALASEDEQEQTQSATEQLRAERERDKNQTDEKYELSQQDK from the coding sequence ATGAGCGAGTCTGAAGACGGGACGACCGTAACGGTCACCAGCAAGGGGCAAGCAACGATCCCGAAGGAGTTTCGTGACAAACTGCATATTGACACCCCAGGCCGGGTCCGATTCGTCGAGAATGAACAGGGCGAGATCGTGGTCCGGCCGGTCAAGCGTCCGGCTGAGCTTCGGGGCGCACTTGCATCTGAAGATGAGCAAGAGCAAACGCAGTCGGCCACGGAACAGCTTCGTGCCGAACGAGAGCGAGACAAGAACCAGACCGACGAGAAGTACGAACTGTCGCAGCAGGATAAATGA